Within the Osmerus mordax isolate fOsmMor3 chromosome 21, fOsmMor3.pri, whole genome shotgun sequence genome, the region actgctcctggcattctctaatccctgctctcctctctctgtcccccgctacacacatcccttgtggtgtggggggtttgagttgtcagcagctgcctggtcgtcggtcggccaacgctggacctggtcgcgagtctcccgggcctgtcctacatctataaagttgaacaatggtttttggtgtttcaaaacccatcgacactgtatgactatgtttagcctgtgttctgctcctctctctcaccaaccgtctctggaggaggggatccctctctgaattgctcctcccaaggtttcttccattttttctcctgttgagagtttttctgggagtttttccttgtcttccttgagggtttaggtttgttgaggggcagttctatgggtgtatgtgaagccctctgtgacatgcttgcgtgtaaaaagggctatacaaataaatttgatttgtgtgtgcgtgagtgtgtgtgtgtgtgtgtgtgtgtgtgagagagagagagacagagagagatcagctCATACATCAGCTGTGAAGCATCTTCTCTCTAGAATATCATTTAAGGAATGCCTGTACATTCTAGAATACAGTATGTCTCTACCTTCTAGAATACAGTATGCCGGTACATTCTAGAATACAGTATGTCTGTACATTCTAGAATACAGTATGTCTGTACCTTCTAGAATACAGTATGTCTGTACATTCTAGAATACAGTATGTCTGTACCTTCTAGGATGTGAGCTGTAGAACGCAGCCTACAGCATCTAGAACACCAGTAATGGAACGTCTACATACCTGTGTCCCGCCTGTATAACCTACATGGATATTGCGGCATTTTTGTGTCCAAAGTCTGGCGGTAGGATGTATCACATTTTTTGGGCTTGAATTTTTTAAGCTCGAAGTTGAACAAcctgaattttattttacattgaaaCATATTCATGTGAGAATTCGGTcttgtttacatttcaaaattAAGTAttaaatgccttttaaaattcaaaacatgatgtcactgatttgcttccataattgTGGACTCAACATCCCACGAACCAACGCAGGATGTAGCGTCCAACGGATATTCTCTCAACCGTCCCGGTCTGTGCCGGTGTATCGTAGCATGCACCGGTCCAGCGCAGCTCCGACGCCCGCGAGCACCCCTGCGCGTTCCTCCATGTATCTGGTTGCTAGACGACTGTGGCATGCACGCGGAGACTAGGGAAGAAGCACAACAACACATCAGTAACAGAACATGAAAGACCTAGCGGAAACCGGACCAACCGACTAGAACCGTAGCTTCAGCAGCAACCGGATGCGTTCTGGAAGCTTCGTAGTGCGCGGCGGGACCCGTGTATAGCGGGGGTACTCTTGTCCCAGCACACAGCACAGATGCACACCTTTCTCCGTATACTACGGCTGGCTCGCGCTTTTATTTGTGAGCTTGAGGAGTCACGTTAAACGTTATAACGGTTGGGTATTGTGGCTGGAACATGATGCAACGTCAAGAGTAGTTTAAAGGACAAGATCTCCCGGAgaccccccacccagcccacgGAGAGCGTTTACACTAACAGTTTTTTGACGGTTTCCGTTTAACAGCCAGTATGATGTCGTTAGAGGCCAGAGACGTCCAGACGGATGAGGACTTCGAGGATGTGGTGAGACACAAACTCCAAACACTAGATGTTCAGTGAGGACACGGAGCTTGCAAGCCTTCTTTCGCAAGGGCGGTCTGTTTTGttagatagaaagacagatagaaagtcgtgtgtgttggtgtgtttaagtgtgtgttggtgtgtataattgtgtgttggtgtgtataagagtgtgttggtgtgtataagagtgtgttggtgtgtataagtgtgtgttggtgtgtataagtgtgtgttggtgtgtataagagtgtgttggtgtgtataagtgtgtgttggtgtgtataagtgtgtgttggtgtgtataagagtgtgttggtgtgtataagtgtgtgttggtgtgtataagagtgtgttggtgtgtataagtgtgtgtgaacatcTATCATCTCTGTTCCAGGTTGAGGATGTGCTCTCTCTAACAACCTACTTGTCCGATACAGAGAAAGTAAgtgggtgtgagagagttaaggtgtgtttaggtgtgtttaggtgtgtgtgaggtaaggtttaggtgtgtgtgtgagagagttaaggtgtgtttaggtgtgtgtgaggtaaggtttaggtgtgtgagagagagttaaggtgtgtttaggtgtgtgtgagagagttaaggtgtgtttaggtgtgtgtgaggtaaggtttaggtgtgtgagagagagttaaggtgtgtttaggtgtgtgtgagagagttaaggtgtgtttaggtgtgtgtgaggtaaggtttaggtgtgtgagagagagttaaggtgtgtttaggtgtgtgtgagagagttaaggtgtgtttaggtgtgtgtgaggtaaggtttaggtgtgtgagagagagttaaggtgtgtttaggtgtgtgtgtgagagataaggtgtgtttaggtgtgtgtgaggtaaggtttaggtgtgtgtgagagataaggtgtgtttaggtgtgtgtgagagagttaaggtgtgtttaggtgtgtgtgaggtaaggtttaggtgtgtgagagagagttaaggtgtgtttaggtgtgtgtgtgagacagataaGGAGTGTGTTAAATCTGTTGTCTTTAACAGAAAGCTGTGAAGAGAAGGATTTCCAAcaaaccccctccctctcccagtaaggctagtgcacacacacacacacacacacaaacacacacacacacacacacgtatacacacacatgtatacacacacatgatgtgTATGGATAACACACTAATCTGTCCCTGTACAGTAcgtaactggtgtgtgtgtgtgtgtgtgtgtgtgtgtagggtctcCATACCTCTCCAGTCTCAGTCTAACCCCCAGAagatcctctctgcctcccaggggctcccaaaggggggaggcgggggaggcccGCAGGGGGGCActcccctccagacacaccTGGCTCAACGGACAAGGTGGGAAACCATAGCAACAGGATTGCCTTGGAAACAGTAGAATATCTTGTAGAGATGGACAGTGGTGAAGTAGATCATAattataataagactttatttatatagcacatttcatacaagaatgcagctcaaggtgctttacataaaatcaataaaaacaataatacaagtgataaaagtaatatatatatttttttttttactcaacaaaatacaagccgcagtctttgagggaatccaaaacacacaagccgcagtctttgcggtatctcgagccacagtctttgcggtatctttTGTGGTAGataaaacatgtttctgtgaaatgtgtgtctctggtgtttgtgtgtcgcatatgtgtgtctctggtgtttgtgtgtcgcatatgtgtgtctctggtgtttgtgtgtcgcatatgtgtgtctctggtgtttgtgtgtcaccccggtgtgtgtctctggtgtttgtgtgtcaccccggtatgtgtgtctctggtgtttgtgtgtcaccccggtgtgtgtggtgagtgtttaAACAGCTGATAGAACTGCATGAacacttgtctctctccctccctccccctctccctctccctcactccccctctccctcactctccctcctcctctccctcactctccctcctcctctccctcactatccctccctcctctccgtccctcccccctcctcctctccctcactatccctccctcctcctctccgtcactcttcctcctcctcccctccctcccccctcctcccccaggatcAGAGTGTGATGGAGCCCCTGAGAACATCAAGCTGAAGAAACACCAGCCCCCACGCTCTGCAtcaaacggtgtgtgtgtgtatgtatatatatgtgtatacgtgtgtgtgtgtgtgtgtgtgtaacagctctctcctgtgtgcCCAGGTGTTCCTGAACACAGAGACAAGGAGGACATGTATGATGAGATCCTTCACCTTAAGAAGGTAGAACATCTACCCTATAGAACATCTACCCTATAGAACATCTACCCTATAGAACATCTACCCTATAGAACATCTACCCTATAGAACATCTACCCTATAGAACATCTACCCTATAGAACATCTACCCTATAGAACATCTACCCTCTATAAATTCTACCCTCTCGAACATGTAACCTCTACATTCTAGAGTCTAGAACATCTAGCCATCCTTCCCATAACTAGCATCTCCACtacgctgttgttgttgtgtagaGCCTGCAGACCCAGAAGctagtgttgttgttgtgtagaGCCTGCAGACCCAGAAGCTGGACAAGGAGAAGATGAAGGCTCGGCTGCAGCGCCTGGAGGAGGtcaagaccaagagagagaagcagatagAGGAGCTGCTGGACCCTACcaaggtactcacacacacactaactcactcacacacacacacacactcacacacacacacacacacacgcccagtgtaactgtgtctgcctgtcctcaGGGGTCTGAATACACACGCAGCCTCGTAGACAAGAAGAGTGGAGGGAGCACGGTAAgttagggggggagagaggggggggagaggggatgggggagaggggaggggggggagaggggatgggggggagagagggagggggcagagggaggggagagagggaggggagggagaggggagggggggagaggggaggggggggagagaggggagagggggggaggagaggggaggggggggagagggggaggggggaggggggaggggaaagagagggagagggggcaaagagggggggagaggaggaaggaggggggagagagagagtaactggGGTTCCATAGCTGAGGGTTCCATAACTGTTGTGTGTTGCAGGTTGTAAGGGGACTAAAACAGCGGATCCTGAGGTTGGAACAGCAgagtagagagaaggaggacacaCTGACGTAAGTCagacgtctgtctgtgtgtttatctgtctgtctgtgtgtgtgtttacctgtctgtctgtgtttacctgtctgtctgtttgcctgtgtgtttacctgtctgtgtgtgtgtttacctgtctgtgtgtgtgtttacctgtctgtctgtctgtctgtctgtgtgtttgtttacctgtctgtctgtgtttacctacctgtctctctgcctgtgtgtttacctacctgtctgtttgcctgtgtgttcacctgtctgtctgcctgtgtgtttacctgtctgtctgcctgtgtgtttacctacctacctgtctgcctgtgtgtttacttacctgtctgtctgcctgtgtgtttacctgtctgtctgtctgccccctctgcccctccaggaccctgcagaGCGAGCTAAGGACGACCAGTATGGCTGAGATGAAGATCACCATGGAGATGTACTACGAGGAGGTAACATCTCTGCTCACAGTTCTGCTGTGGAgactggttacacacacacacacacacacacacacacacacacacactggttacacacacagacacacactggttaCACAAACACTGTAACTGCCCCCGTACATCACTGTGGATAGAGCATGTGTTAAATGATCATATCATCATTCTATGtccttgtgtgtctgttgtgttgtCCAGATCCAGAGGTTGAGGGTTCTGCTGGAGAACGCGGAGCGCAGCAGCCGTGCAGAGAGTAAAGGTTCTCAGAGGCAGAACAGGGTTCTGAGCTccagggttgtgtgtttgtcggaGAAGCTGCAGCAACTGCAACAGGAGAACCTCAGTCTCAGAGAAGAACTCAGCCCTGACACTCCTGCTGGAGGAGCCCgaggtctctctcacacacacacacacacacacagacatatatacatgcacttacacactaacgcatgcacacaacacacgatCTCCTTGttattaaagtgtgtgtgtgtgttcctaggcTACAGAGAGTGGAGCAAACAGCGTCTGTTGAGAAGATtggtggagcaggagaaggtCAGGACATCCtcttagtgtgtgtgactgtgtgttatctcagtatgtgtgtgtgtgtgtgtaaacctttCGGGGgttccagccaatcacagcgttcccctctctctccagaggctggaggagggtaggagaacCACCCCCTCCACGAGGAGGAGCCAATCAGATCAGGCCGTCCAGACTGACCTGCCAATCACGGCCTCAGAGGGGGAGGTTGCCAGGGTAATGGAAccacaggaaggggaggagcttgTCCTCCTCAGGGGGCGTGTCCtccagctggagaaggagaaggaggagcttcAGGAGAGACTAACCAATAGAGAGTAAGATGTGAACAAGGTCACGATAGGACATCATAATATTCTTGATCACCCGCTTTAAAGTTTGAATTTATCTTTTCTTATTTTAATAGTAGTGTTGGAGGAGTTCTGagtgtgagatggagagattgagcagttaggagatggagagagagagatgagagatggaaagacaaACTAACAAAGGAatgtgagaaagagataaatatgtcctctcttcccccaagcttaccatccagatcagttacatttacattgagtcatttagcagacgctcttatccagagcgacttacagtaagtacagggacattcccccgaggaaagtagggttaagtgccttgcccaaggacacaaagtcatttggcacagccgggaatcgaactggaaaccttctgattactagcccgactccctcgccacctgactcccagttctGTACTACACTgatagtgtaagtgtgtgtgtgtgttttgtgtgtgcaggcattTGTTTTCATCTCAAATCcaaccaaagaagaagaaccCTGAGGAAcccaaggagaggagagagatggaggaggagagagggatgaaggaggagagagaggaggaggagagaggcatgaaggagcagagagaggaggaggaggaggagagagggatggaggaagagagagggatggaggaggagagagaggaggaggagagagaaatggaggagcagagagaggaggaggagcagagagaggaggaggaggagagagggatggaggaggagagagtgatggaggaagagagaggaatggaggagcagagagaggaggctgccaGGATGCTCCAGAGAAGCTGgctgagacacagagaaaaggtGAGAAGATCTCCTACTACTGCTACTATAACAGTACATGACATAatactactactgctactatAACAGTACATGACATAatactactactgctactatAACAGTACATGACATAatactactactgctactatAACAGTACATGACATAatactactactgctactatAACAGTACATGACATAATACTGCTACTATAACAGTACATGACATAATACTGCTACTATAACAGTACATGACATAATGCTGCTACTATAACAGTACATGACATAATACTGTACTACTATACTGTACTACTATAACAGTACATGACATAATACTGTAACAGTACTATAACAGTACATGACATAATACTGTAACAGTACTATAACAGTACATGACATAATACTGATACTATAACAGTACATGACATAATACTACTGCTGCTACTATAACAGTACATGACATAATGCTGCTACTATAACAGTACATGACATAATACTACTACTATTATTAATACTACATAATACTactactagggagtcaggtggctagggagtcaggtggctgagcggttagggaatcgggctagtaatcagaaggttgccagttcgattcccggctgtgctgaataacgttgtgtccttgggcaaggcacttcaccctacttgcctcagggggaatgtccctgtacttattgtaagtcgctctggataagagcgtctgctaaatgtaaatgtaaaatgtactataacatatagggagtcaggtggctgagcggttagggaagcgggctagtaatctgaaggtttgcggttcgattcccggccgtgcaaaattacgttgtgtccttgggcaaggcacttcaccctacttgcctcgggggaatgtccctgtacttactataagtcgctctggataagagcgtctgctaaatgactaaatgtaaatgtaataacagTACATGACTTCTACTATAACAGTTTATAATATAATTAAACATGTTTATATacatgactagctagcctgtaACATGTTTATATACATGACTAGCCAGCCTGTAACATGTTTATATacatgactagctagcctgtaACATGTTTATATACATGACTAGCCAGCCTGTAACATGTTTATATACATGACTAGCCAGCCTGTAACATGTTTATATACATGACTAGCCAGCCTGTAACATGTTTATATACATGACTAGCCAGCCTGTAACATGTTTATATACATGACTAGCCAGCCTGTAACATGTTTATATACATGACTAGCCAGCCTGTAACATGTTTATATACATGACTAGCCAGCCTGTAACATGTTTATATACATGACTAGCCAGCCTGTAACATGTTTATATacatgactagctagcctgtaACATGTTTATATACATGACTAGCCAGCCTGTAactagtgtgtttgtttgtccagGACACAGTGATGCTTCAGTCTGCTATGAGAGCtcacctgctcagacacacacaactacacacccaggtaacacctgctcagacacacacaactacacacccaggtaacacacaactacacctgctcagacacacacaactacacacccaggtaacacacaactacacctgctcagacacacacaactacacacccaggtaacacacacacgcacacaactacacctgctcagacacacacaactacacacccaggtaacacacacacacacacaactacacctgctcagacacacacaactacacacccaggtaacacacacacacacacaactacacctgctcagacacacacaactacacacccaggtaacacacaactacacctgctcagacacacacaactacacacccaggtaacacacaactacacctgctcagacacacacaactacacacccaggtaacacacacacacaactacacctgctcagacacacacaactacacacccaggtaacacacacacacaactacacctgctcagacacacacaactacacacccaggtaacacacacacacaactacacctgctcagacacacacaactacacacccaggtaacacacacacacacacaactacacctgctcagacacacacaactacacacccaggtaacacacaactacacctgctcagacacacacaactacacacccaggtaacacacacacgcacacaactacacctgctcagacacacacaactacacacccaggtaacacacacacacacacaactacacctgctcagacacacacaactacacacccaggtaacacacacacacacacaactacacctgctcagacacacacaactacacacccaggtaacacacaactacacctgctcagacacacacaactacacacccaggtaacacacaactacacctgctcagacacacacaactacacacccaggtaacacacacacacaactacacctgctcagacacacacaactacacacccaggtaacacacacacacaactacacctgctcagacacacacaactacacacccaggtaacacacacacacaactacacctgctcagacacacacaactacacacccaggtaacacacacacacacacaactacacctgctcagacacacacaactacacacccaggtaacacacacacacaactacacctgctcagacacacacaactacacacccaggtaacacacacacaaacacaactacacctgctcagacacacacaactacacacccaggtaacacacaactacacctgctcagacacacacaactacacacccaggtaacacacaactacacctgctcagacacacacaactacacacccaggtaacacacacacacaactacacct harbors:
- the iqce gene encoding IQ domain-containing protein E, which produces MMSLEARDVQTDEDFEDVVEDVLSLTTYLSDTEKKAVKRRISNKPPPSPRSPYLSSLSLTPRRSSLPPRGSQRGEAGEARRGALPSRHTWLNGQGSECDGAPENIKLKKHQPPRSASNGVPEHRDKEDMYDEILHLKKSLQTQKLDKEKMKARLQRLEEVKTKREKQIEELLDPTKGSEYTRSLVDKKSGGSTVVRGLKQRILRLEQQSREKEDTLTTLQSELRTTSMAEMKITMEMYYEEIQRLRVLLENAERSSRAESKGSQRQNRVLSSRVVCLSEKLQQLQQENLSLREELSPDTPAGGARGYREWSKQRLLRRLVEQEKRLEEGRRTTPSTRRSQSDQAVQTDLPITASEGEVARVMEPQEGEELVLLRGRVLQLEKEKEELQERLTNREHLFSSQIQPKKKNPEEPKERREMEEERGMKEEREEEERGMKMEEQREEAARMLQRSWLRHREKDTVMLQSAMRAHLLRHTQLHTQSVQSEPSSDVISPVEEEMEVAMTLIQSVFRGHLARTGLGTESSTVPPQGNNVPVPLPRRNFPTPSEHVQREEDPWPVSNSLSFRLKLTPAQLEVHHHPTAEVATTMDSDDSDDIIVSPSRPLRRREELLT